One Acutalibacter muris DNA window includes the following coding sequences:
- a CDS encoding helix-turn-helix domain-containing protein, which translates to MVLNTEALLRDEHINKITAILKSFVFSNPERLHLHVPQEVSVEYAKLKNVTVSGVPPVIWQSGSRIGFDVELSAVIITGPRYDTDGTLIPDCIWECRQTFVVSCSGTLSKDMALDDFRVRTIRIKPEKRYQDDSIWGIIIHTHQDAVKAALSAYISAHPDALRLPSPPWVEKTEGASLRGLDITWAGNAEDKPGMDIGFEIVAAAEISATERSKKGSLQTNVYQQWFTLKCHANLEESLQDFSVGAIFIEAVTRSEDSPMEVILPFVLERQLERDALKVLKEFGFGQCIHTPQVLDPDLLAQRMGLTIQYRHLSKEKRVFGAVFMDDCEAAFYRPNEDAMVQENVRAGTIIVDEQASQTRPIGSINNTIVHECLHWHRHRKAYYLARLIAGRQPISCLVDGGMAGGVTDRLPGIEWQANALAPKIQMPYPAFKRKTWELIRLQRQDSPDKPLVDLLPPVIAELADLFGVSKLAVKIRLLEVGYPEARGVLDYVDGRYLRPYAFAPGALEKNQTFTISAVELAQLYDESEELRERLQSGEYTVVESHVCLNDPRFVLGVGAASMLTEYARLHVDECCLKFEVVASRNNIPFLLDSVLFREESYTKLSIELPLVRKSTYNFNKKRPYESYNEKKREKRKQDFAEYEKQDIESYENDTQPHIEDIVFNIQLIDKQVSMMDTFPRALQNLMKERQMTTEALSDVTGISVSTINNYRETSQTPRLNNVVDICIALHLPYKVSRRLIELAGYSLNTSSDNRFYDFILCNYYLHSVRFCRKMFEDMQSSAKKARQESRNQQKK; encoded by the coding sequence ATGGTGTTGAACACAGAAGCCCTGCTCAGAGATGAACACATCAATAAGATTACGGCCATTCTAAAAAGTTTCGTCTTCAGCAATCCGGAAAGGCTGCATCTCCATGTGCCGCAAGAGGTCTCAGTGGAGTACGCGAAATTGAAAAATGTCACTGTCAGCGGCGTCCCGCCGGTCATATGGCAAAGTGGAAGCCGGATTGGTTTTGATGTGGAACTTTCGGCAGTAATAATCACCGGGCCTCGGTATGACACTGACGGAACCCTGATACCAGATTGTATTTGGGAATGCCGCCAAACCTTTGTGGTATCATGCTCTGGCACGCTGTCTAAAGACATGGCGTTGGATGATTTTCGAGTGCGCACGATACGTATCAAACCGGAGAAAAGGTATCAGGACGATAGCATATGGGGCATTATCATACATACACATCAGGACGCAGTTAAGGCAGCTTTGAGCGCCTATATTTCGGCCCATCCAGACGCTTTGCGGCTGCCTTCCCCGCCATGGGTGGAAAAGACAGAGGGTGCAAGCCTGCGCGGCTTAGACATCACTTGGGCTGGCAACGCAGAGGACAAGCCGGGCATGGACATCGGTTTTGAAATCGTAGCGGCGGCAGAAATCAGCGCCACGGAACGCAGCAAAAAGGGCTCTCTGCAAACAAACGTGTACCAGCAATGGTTCACCCTTAAATGCCATGCAAACCTGGAAGAATCACTACAGGATTTTTCTGTGGGCGCCATCTTTATAGAAGCGGTCACCCGCAGCGAGGACAGCCCCATGGAAGTAATTCTGCCCTTTGTTTTGGAAAGGCAGCTTGAGCGGGATGCCTTGAAGGTATTGAAGGAATTTGGGTTCGGCCAGTGCATCCATACGCCGCAAGTACTTGACCCGGACTTGCTGGCCCAGAGGATGGGCCTTACCATACAGTACCGGCACCTCTCAAAAGAAAAAAGGGTGTTTGGCGCGGTATTTATGGACGATTGCGAAGCCGCGTTCTATCGCCCCAACGAGGACGCTATGGTACAGGAGAACGTCCGGGCGGGTACTATTATCGTTGATGAACAGGCGTCCCAAACGCGTCCCATTGGCTCTATAAACAACACAATTGTCCACGAATGCCTCCACTGGCACAGGCACCGAAAGGCGTATTACTTAGCCAGACTGATTGCCGGCAGACAGCCTATCTCCTGTCTGGTGGATGGCGGCATGGCCGGAGGCGTGACAGACCGCCTTCCAGGGATAGAATGGCAGGCCAACGCCCTGGCCCCCAAGATACAGATGCCGTATCCCGCGTTCAAAAGGAAGACCTGGGAGCTGATTCGTTTACAACGGCAAGACTCGCCGGACAAGCCGCTTGTCGACCTGCTGCCTCCTGTCATAGCCGAGTTAGCGGACCTGTTTGGAGTATCGAAGCTGGCTGTTAAGATACGCCTGTTGGAAGTGGGATACCCGGAGGCCAGGGGTGTGCTGGATTATGTGGATGGCCGGTATTTGCGGCCCTATGCCTTTGCGCCGGGGGCGCTGGAGAAAAATCAGACGTTCACTATCAGCGCGGTAGAGCTGGCGCAGCTTTATGATGAGAGCGAGGAATTGAGGGAGCGCCTGCAATCCGGCGAGTACACGGTGGTGGAGTCCCACGTCTGCCTGAACGACCCGCGCTTTGTTTTAGGTGTGGGTGCTGCATCCATGCTGACCGAGTACGCGAGGCTTCATGTGGACGAGTGCTGTTTGAAGTTTGAGGTGGTAGCCTCACGGAATAATATACCTTTCCTTTTGGACAGTGTTCTTTTCAGAGAAGAATCCTATACAAAACTATCAATAGAATTACCACTTGTTCGGAAATCGACATATAATTTCAATAAAAAACGTCCGTATGAAAGCTATAATGAAAAGAAACGCGAAAAAAGGAAGCAAGATTTTGCAGAATATGAAAAGCAAGACATAGAGTCTTATGAGAATGACACACAACCGCATATTGAAGATATAGTATTTAATATCCAACTTATTGATAAACAAGTAAGTATGATGGACACTTTTCCACGCGCTTTGCAGAATCTCATGAAAGAAAGACAGATGACTACAGAAGCTCTTAGCGATGTGACAGGAATTTCGGTGAGTACAATAAATAACTATCGAGAAACTTCACAGACGCCTAGGTTAAACAACGTAGTCGACATATGTATCGCCCTACATCTTCCATATAAAGTCAGCCGTAGGCTGATAGAGCTTGCCGGATACTCTCTTAATACTTCATCCGACAACAGATTTTATGATTTCATCCTTTGCAATTACTACTTACACTCAGTGAGGTTTTGTAGGAAAATGTTCGAAGACATGCAGTCTAGCGCAAAAAAGGCGCGCCAGGAGTCTAGAAATCAGCAAAAAAAGTAA
- a CDS encoding recombinase family protein, translating to MFNMIDAIYTRQSVDRADSISIESQMEFCQYETRGGEYRYYSDRGFSGKNTDRPDFQRMMNDIKNGEIKRVIVYKLDRISRSILDFTSMMEEFHKYGVEFVSTTEKFDTSSPMGRAMLNICIVFAQLERETIQKRVADAYASRSKHGFFMGGPVPYGYSIEPYVIDGIKTSRYVISPEEAEVVRVIYQMYAQPQVSFGDIMRYLGDNKIRTRRGKGWNRTRIAEIVKNPIYLQADLDIYEFYKGQGTLIVNDPSDFIGTNGCYLYETQETKRKTLSLEGQTLVLAPHEGIIPSDIWLAARKKCLNNRNVGIPTKVKNSWLLGKAKCGKCGHALSIRYSKKNGVRYFMCGYHLNARGCDGFGTLRAPELEKFVLDAIRERLKSFETLTSSTESRVSPKLNGLRVKEHQLSEEMNTLLEKVIQADGALMSLINQRASDLDAQLKEVQKEIREITTATPATDVKTLTGYFSKWDELSIDDKRSVVDLLIAQVKATKDSVEIVWKI from the coding sequence TTGTTCAATATGATTGACGCCATATACACCCGGCAGTCTGTAGACCGGGCAGACAGCATTTCCATTGAGAGCCAGATGGAGTTCTGTCAATATGAAACGAGGGGCGGCGAGTACAGATACTATAGTGACAGGGGCTTTTCTGGCAAGAACACCGACAGGCCGGATTTCCAGCGGATGATGAATGACATTAAGAACGGGGAAATCAAGCGCGTCATTGTGTACAAGCTGGATAGAATTAGCCGCTCTATCCTGGACTTTACCTCAATGATGGAAGAGTTCCACAAGTACGGTGTGGAGTTTGTGTCCACCACCGAGAAGTTTGACACATCTTCCCCCATGGGGCGGGCTATGCTGAATATCTGCATCGTCTTTGCGCAGCTTGAGCGTGAAACTATCCAAAAGAGAGTGGCCGATGCTTATGCTTCCCGCTCAAAACACGGATTCTTTATGGGCGGTCCTGTTCCCTATGGATATTCCATTGAGCCCTATGTTATTGATGGGATAAAAACCTCCCGATATGTAATTTCCCCGGAAGAGGCTGAAGTCGTTAGAGTTATCTACCAGATGTATGCTCAGCCGCAGGTTTCTTTTGGAGACATCATGAGGTATCTTGGCGACAATAAGATTCGCACCCGGCGGGGTAAAGGATGGAACAGGACAAGGATTGCCGAGATAGTCAAAAACCCGATATACCTCCAGGCAGACTTGGACATTTACGAATTCTATAAAGGTCAAGGTACTCTCATAGTCAATGACCCTTCCGACTTTATCGGGACCAATGGATGCTATCTTTATGAAACCCAGGAGACCAAGCGCAAAACTCTGTCGCTGGAAGGGCAAACGCTGGTGCTTGCTCCACACGAGGGAATCATTCCGTCCGACATATGGCTGGCGGCTCGTAAGAAATGCCTCAACAATAGAAATGTTGGCATACCCACAAAGGTTAAGAACTCTTGGCTGCTTGGTAAAGCTAAGTGTGGAAAATGTGGTCATGCCCTAAGTATCCGATATTCCAAAAAGAATGGCGTGCGCTACTTTATGTGCGGGTATCACCTTAACGCCAGAGGATGTGACGGGTTTGGTACTCTACGCGCACCAGAGCTTGAAAAATTCGTATTGGATGCCATACGGGAAAGACTGAAATCTTTTGAAACACTTACTTCTTCCACAGAGTCAAGAGTGAGTCCAAAATTGAATGGGCTTCGGGTCAAAGAGCACCAGTTGAGCGAAGAAATGAACACGCTTCTGGAGAAGGTCATCCAGGCAGATGGTGCACTTATGTCTCTCATAAATCAGAGAGCGTCCGACTTGGATGCACAGCTCAAAGAAGTGCAAAAAGAGATACGTGAAATTACCACTGCCACGCCAGCCACAGATGTCAAGACACTTACAGGATATTTTTCAAAGTGGGACGAACTTTCGATTGATGATAAAAGAAGCGTGGTTGACCTGCTGATTGCTCAAGTCAAGGCCACGAAAGACAGTGTCGAGATTGTGTGGAAGATTTGA
- a CDS encoding helix-turn-helix domain-containing protein, protein MNNFLRAQSCGAKNFFPLPNAIFSLGLSTGELAVYAYLMYCEDRKSHQCWPSYKTIGEAVGMSRNTVQKYVREMEYKALIITEPTKYESAGGHVRNGNLIFTILPIQGAIEYHNECQLSR, encoded by the coding sequence ATGAATAATTTTCTAAGAGCACAGAGTTGCGGCGCAAAGAATTTCTTTCCTCTGCCTAACGCTATTTTCAGTTTGGGATTGTCAACAGGTGAACTGGCTGTCTACGCCTATCTCATGTACTGCGAGGACAGGAAATCACATCAGTGCTGGCCAAGCTATAAAACTATAGGTGAGGCAGTTGGCATGAGCCGCAACACGGTGCAGAAATATGTGCGGGAGATGGAGTACAAGGCGCTCATTATTACGGAGCCTACCAAGTACGAATCAGCGGGCGGGCATGTTCGAAATGGCAATCTGATTTTCACGATTCTGCCCATTCAAGGGGCAATCGAGTACCACAACGAGTGCCAATTATCGAGATAA
- a CDS encoding helix-turn-helix domain-containing protein, which produces MAVSKQLKKVHKELRDSLLFFVSRNLSKLLPLFLNAKTVAQVLEISAGETYQLLHRKDFPVVKIGSRLVVPKEKFLAWVEEQAGGGHHE; this is translated from the coding sequence ATGGCAGTCTCAAAGCAACTGAAGAAAGTTCACAAAGAACTGAGGGACTCCTTACTCTTTTTTGTTTCGAGAAATTTATCTAAATTGCTGCCGCTGTTTTTGAACGCAAAGACAGTGGCTCAGGTGCTGGAAATTTCAGCGGGAGAAACCTATCAACTACTGCATCGCAAGGACTTTCCGGTGGTGAAAATCGGGTCACGGTTGGTGGTTCCAAAGGAAAAATTCCTCGCATGGGTTGAGGAACAGGCAGGAGGGGGGCACCATGAATAA
- a CDS encoding AraC family transcriptional regulator, which yields MIYMPKLPLGCGASNYEPRKIDEKFPIDMAVMDGSKAFLYHWHEAVEILLGLEGETTVGIRSGDVTLGPGKILIISSKESHSILPGNRKAKRLAINFSLSLLRDERLNNRELAEAFNRIEGFSDSWSTADIEKIWGCAYKIWQEYMERQVGWREMCLAALLDMALYAHRSLPKRNMAAGEETGMLRETLAYLSAHYLEDISLDSCAEELCFNRTYLSHQFKKETGVSFHSYVVNMRLRRAEKLLKSTDMPVTMVSRESGFQSEKSFYRVFRERYGVSPGAYRIKVRSSDS from the coding sequence GTGATTTATATGCCGAAGCTCCCGTTGGGGTGCGGAGCATCCAACTATGAGCCGAGAAAAATTGACGAAAAATTTCCCATTGATATGGCTGTGATGGACGGCTCAAAAGCCTTCCTATATCATTGGCACGAGGCGGTAGAGATACTGCTGGGCCTGGAGGGTGAAACCACCGTTGGCATAAGGAGCGGCGATGTCACTCTTGGCCCCGGAAAGATATTGATAATAAGCTCCAAGGAGAGCCACTCCATACTCCCCGGAAACAGAAAGGCAAAAAGGCTTGCTATAAACTTTTCGCTTTCTCTCTTGCGCGACGAGCGGCTAAACAACAGAGAGCTAGCCGAGGCTTTCAACAGAATAGAGGGCTTCAGTGACAGCTGGAGCACCGCTGACATAGAAAAAATATGGGGCTGCGCCTATAAAATATGGCAGGAGTATATGGAAAGGCAGGTCGGGTGGCGGGAGATGTGCCTTGCGGCGCTTTTGGACATGGCCCTTTATGCGCACAGAAGCCTTCCGAAGCGCAACATGGCGGCAGGTGAGGAAACAGGAATGCTGCGCGAGACCCTAGCATACCTGTCCGCGCACTATCTGGAGGACATCAGCCTCGACAGTTGCGCCGAGGAGCTCTGCTTCAACAGAACTTATCTCTCACACCAATTCAAAAAGGAAACCGGAGTGTCCTTCCACAGCTACGTAGTAAATATGCGCCTCAGAAGAGCCGAAAAGCTGCTAAAAAGCACAGATATGCCCGTCACCATGGTTTCAAGGGAATCGGGATTTCAAAGCGAGAAGTCGTTCTATAGAGTGTTCAGAGAGCGGTATGGAGTATCGCCGGGGGCGTATAGGATAAAAGTGCGTTCTTCTGACAGTTAG
- a CDS encoding Gfo/Idh/MocA family protein — MKHKIGIVGCGGIAHQKHFPALNNAKDRVEVIALCDIIPERAEKAVSEVGEPDAKVYTDYHDLVNNPDVEIVYVLTPNVAHCEISVAALEAGKHVLCEKPMAANVFDAQRMMDAYKKSGKLFTIGYQNRYRADSQTLKTLCEEGALGEIYYAQAHALRRRGVPTWGVFTDKSKQGGGPLIDIGTHSLDLTLWFMNNYEPAAVTGVTFAKLGPTLPKNMQGNPMGAWDPATYEVEDAAFAFVTMKDGSLITIDATWILNSTEERCAAAYLCGTKAGAELTGVGGANDHKLYLNQIMGNKQVQSEVNTSAGGVDLFPGKAVKPGDIECKVWLDAIEGKGELVVKPEQAFVVTKILDAVYQSAKEGRQIVF, encoded by the coding sequence ATGAAGCATAAGATAGGTATTGTGGGCTGCGGAGGCATTGCCCATCAGAAGCACTTTCCCGCACTGAACAATGCGAAGGACAGGGTGGAGGTAATAGCCCTCTGCGACATCATCCCCGAGAGGGCCGAAAAGGCCGTTTCGGAGGTGGGGGAGCCGGACGCCAAGGTATACACCGATTATCACGACCTTGTGAATAACCCCGATGTGGAGATAGTCTACGTTCTGACGCCGAATGTGGCCCACTGTGAGATATCCGTGGCGGCGCTGGAGGCAGGCAAGCACGTGCTGTGCGAGAAGCCCATGGCCGCGAACGTATTTGACGCCCAGCGCATGATGGACGCCTATAAAAAGAGTGGCAAGCTCTTTACAATAGGCTATCAGAACCGCTACCGCGCGGACAGTCAGACCCTGAAGACCCTCTGCGAGGAGGGGGCCTTGGGCGAGATATATTATGCCCAGGCACATGCCCTGCGCCGCCGCGGTGTACCCACCTGGGGCGTTTTCACAGACAAGTCCAAGCAGGGGGGAGGCCCACTTATTGACATCGGCACCCATTCCCTGGATTTGACTCTATGGTTTATGAACAACTACGAGCCCGCGGCAGTGACCGGCGTGACCTTCGCTAAGCTGGGGCCGACCCTGCCGAAGAATATGCAGGGCAACCCCATGGGCGCCTGGGATCCTGCCACATATGAGGTAGAGGATGCGGCCTTTGCCTTTGTCACCATGAAAGACGGCTCCTTGATAACAATAGACGCCACCTGGATACTCAACTCAACCGAGGAGCGCTGCGCAGCCGCGTATCTCTGCGGAACCAAGGCCGGCGCTGAACTCACCGGCGTGGGCGGTGCCAACGACCATAAGCTGTACTTAAACCAGATTATGGGAAACAAGCAGGTGCAGAGCGAGGTAAATACCTCTGCGGGCGGCGTAGACCTCTTCCCGGGAAAAGCCGTGAAGCCGGGCGATATCGAGTGCAAGGTGTGGCTCGACGCGATTGAAGGCAAGGGCGAGCTGGTTGTAAAGCCCGAGCAGGCTTTTGTGGTCACAAAGATTCTGGACGCGGTCTATCAGTCGGCAAAAGAGGGCAGACAGATAGTTTTCTAA
- a CDS encoding ABC transporter substrate-binding protein, with protein sequence MSKKILCLILTLALLATCFVGCADKGESKKESSSTPESSAAESSETQSSDTGDKTTDEEPYTVHFAYYIAKESPNMGALSDAVNELAMKELNMKVDLQALTQGTYHQQIPMMLAAGEPMDVFISRASEVGTFIESQYILDCTPYLDKMENAKAALGDDIQACYIGDFLAGFGSMAERATPGAMVVRKDIFDELGFKKEDFDYTLPNMGVLDQITEMYAKVKEKYPDMICFDGTAVPASCAFCFVDNLSSSFGVLETPESTTVVNWFETDMYRRLCEAAMEWYNKGYSSKDIAVNTDGGDVKMKGGNCFSYFQSWKPGVETEKKSQTGYDVEMIQLIDAPKTSYNVNTRLWSIANSSEDPEKAAQFLDWTYKSGEFTDLINWGVPGTDWVLNDDGQADYPEGVTAATVGYHNDKGFSYPNQFNGTLWAGAPKDLWEQYETWHATLKESAAFGFAFNSMPVATEMATLQTVYDKYQKTVGFGTLPDLDAAIQEFNDALYEAGLQKVLDEKQKQLDEWLANK encoded by the coding sequence ATGAGCAAGAAAATTTTATGCCTGATACTGACTCTCGCGCTTTTAGCCACTTGCTTTGTGGGCTGCGCAGACAAGGGCGAATCCAAGAAGGAAAGCAGCTCCACGCCGGAAAGCAGTGCCGCGGAATCATCCGAGACCCAGAGCAGCGACACCGGAGACAAGACTACAGACGAGGAGCCCTACACCGTGCACTTCGCCTACTATATCGCAAAAGAAAGCCCAAATATGGGCGCTCTTTCAGACGCTGTCAATGAGCTCGCCATGAAGGAGCTGAATATGAAGGTGGATTTGCAGGCGCTGACTCAGGGCACCTATCATCAGCAGATTCCCATGATGTTAGCGGCAGGCGAGCCGATGGACGTATTTATCAGCCGCGCCTCAGAGGTCGGCACCTTTATTGAGTCCCAGTACATTTTAGACTGCACCCCGTATCTGGACAAAATGGAAAACGCGAAGGCGGCTCTTGGCGACGACATCCAGGCCTGCTATATCGGCGATTTTCTAGCGGGCTTCGGCTCCATGGCCGAGCGGGCCACTCCCGGTGCAATGGTAGTGCGCAAGGACATTTTCGACGAGCTGGGATTCAAGAAGGAGGACTTTGACTACACGCTCCCCAATATGGGCGTTCTGGATCAGATTACAGAGATGTACGCAAAGGTAAAGGAAAAATACCCCGACATGATTTGCTTCGACGGTACGGCAGTGCCTGCCTCCTGCGCCTTCTGCTTTGTGGACAACCTGTCCAGCTCCTTTGGCGTCCTTGAGACCCCTGAGAGCACAACCGTTGTAAACTGGTTCGAGACCGATATGTACCGCCGGCTCTGCGAGGCCGCAATGGAGTGGTATAATAAGGGCTATAGCTCCAAAGACATTGCCGTGAACACAGACGGCGGCGACGTGAAAATGAAGGGCGGCAACTGCTTCTCCTATTTCCAGAGCTGGAAGCCCGGCGTTGAGACCGAGAAAAAGTCGCAGACCGGCTATGACGTAGAGATGATACAGCTCATAGACGCCCCGAAGACCAGCTATAATGTTAATACCCGCCTATGGAGCATTGCCAATTCCTCTGAAGACCCGGAGAAGGCGGCTCAGTTCCTGGATTGGACTTATAAGAGCGGAGAGTTTACAGACCTTATCAACTGGGGCGTGCCCGGAACGGACTGGGTGCTGAATGACGACGGTCAGGCCGATTATCCCGAGGGAGTCACCGCGGCCACTGTTGGCTATCACAACGACAAGGGCTTCTCCTATCCGAACCAGTTCAACGGCACTCTCTGGGCCGGAGCCCCCAAGGATCTGTGGGAGCAGTATGAGACTTGGCACGCCACCTTGAAGGAGTCCGCGGCCTTTGGCTTTGCGTTCAACTCCATGCCAGTGGCTACAGAGATGGCTACGCTTCAGACCGTGTACGACAAGTATCAGAAGACCGTGGGCTTTGGCACTCTGCCGGACTTGGACGCCGCCATTCAGGAGTTCAACGACGCGCTGTATGAGGCTGGTCTGCAGAAGGTTCTGGACGAAAAGCAGAAGCAGCTGGACGAGTGGCTTGCAAATAAATAA
- a CDS encoding AraC family transcriptional regulator, translated as MMAYATHRVIPFVTHWHPCVEIVYCVDGSFAVQAEDKVYQMKEDDIIVVGCCENHNFNSVTRPISYYSMLFDPEILPLPSAAERFGFNLPLKHSSDWPTELKEKMRIYILEIYEEYTQKKCGYMTAILSTLLKMQALLIRAFPDCLKSDYRQIGNKGAEILRYMSEHYLEPITLGSCADSMNFGRSYFSHLFKKEIGEPFHTALLKLRLSKAEWLLLYTSEPIASVVDKSGFQNEKTFYRVFRKFYGVSPIEFRRTASVDYRDG; from the coding sequence ATGATGGCCTACGCAACACACCGGGTCATACCCTTTGTAACTCATTGGCACCCATGTGTTGAAATAGTATACTGTGTGGACGGCAGCTTTGCCGTTCAGGCAGAGGACAAGGTATACCAAATGAAAGAGGACGACATCATTGTTGTGGGCTGCTGCGAAAACCACAATTTCAATTCAGTCACACGTCCGATAAGCTACTATTCTATGCTCTTTGACCCAGAAATACTGCCCCTGCCGTCGGCCGCAGAGCGTTTTGGATTTAATCTGCCATTAAAGCACAGCTCTGATTGGCCGACAGAGCTGAAAGAGAAAATGAGGATTTATATACTGGAAATTTATGAGGAGTATACGCAGAAGAAATGCGGATACATGACGGCCATATTATCCACGCTTCTGAAAATGCAGGCGCTGCTGATTAGAGCCTTCCCCGACTGCCTTAAATCAGACTACAGGCAGATTGGGAACAAGGGAGCCGAGATACTCCGGTATATGTCCGAGCACTATTTAGAGCCAATCACCCTGGGAAGCTGTGCAGACAGCATGAATTTTGGCCGGTCATATTTTTCGCATCTATTTAAGAAAGAGATTGGCGAGCCGTTCCATACGGCGCTTCTAAAGCTTCGGCTCTCAAAGGCGGAGTGGCTTCTGCTGTATACCTCAGAGCCGATAGCGTCAGTGGTCGATAAGTCAGGATTTCAAAACGAGAAAACCTTTTACCGGGTGTTCAGAAAATTCTATGGAGTATCTCCCATAGAATTTAGGCGCACGGCCTCAGTGGACTATAGGGATGGATAG
- a CDS encoding carbohydrate ABC transporter permease — MSNGRRAYQIVINIILILVALVMILPLVLLFMSSITDENILITNGYSFFPEKFSLYAYRYILQNYMTIFRAYGITILATLIGTTGSIVLVTMLAYPLSLKELPGKRFFNFYVLFTMLFNGGLVPSYIMWTNNFHIKNTIWAYIFPNLLLGAFNIILARTYFKSSIPEDIYEAAKIDGASYMKIYWKMVLPLGKPIIVTVGLFTGLHYWNDWTNGLYYINKSEMLSIQALLNRMILDIQALNANAGSASGTDVLAIPQVSIRMAISFVAVLPILMVFPFLQKYFASGIMLGAVKG; from the coding sequence ATGTCCAATGGCCGCAGAGCCTATCAGATAGTGATAAACATTATACTTATCCTGGTGGCGCTGGTAATGATACTGCCGCTGGTGCTCCTGTTCATGTCGTCAATTACAGACGAGAACATACTTATTACAAACGGCTACTCCTTCTTCCCGGAGAAATTCAGCCTATACGCCTATCGCTATATCCTGCAAAACTATATGACTATCTTCAGGGCATACGGCATCACTATCTTAGCCACCCTGATTGGCACCACAGGCAGCATTGTGCTTGTCACTATGCTAGCTTACCCGCTTTCACTAAAGGAACTGCCGGGCAAGAGGTTCTTCAACTTTTATGTGCTTTTCACCATGCTCTTCAACGGCGGGCTTGTCCCCTCGTATATCATGTGGACAAACAATTTCCATATAAAAAACACAATTTGGGCCTACATCTTTCCAAATCTGCTCTTGGGTGCGTTCAACATAATTCTCGCCCGCACATATTTCAAAAGCTCAATCCCAGAGGACATCTACGAGGCGGCCAAAATAGACGGTGCAAGCTATATGAAGATATACTGGAAGATGGTGCTTCCCCTTGGCAAGCCGATTATTGTTACCGTAGGACTCTTCACCGGCCTTCATTACTGGAACGATTGGACAAACGGCCTCTATTACATCAATAAGTCCGAGATGCTGAGCATCCAGGCACTGCTAAACAGGATGATACTGGACATCCAGGCGCTCAATGCCAACGCCGGTTCCGCTTCGGGTACTGACGTGCTTGCGATTCCTCAGGTCTCAATCCGCATGGCAATTTCCTTCGTGGCCGTGCTGCCAATTCTCATGGTGTTCCCGTTCCTGCAAAAATACTTTGCAAGCGGCATTATGTTGGGCGCGGTAAAGGGATAA
- a CDS encoding ABC transporter permease, with amino-acid sequence MGRVQKWVQFLPLYLMMLPGLAYLFINNYIPMAGIVVAFKKYNVNDGIFRSPWNGFENFEYLFSTSDAAIIIRNTLLYNVAFIIINMVIGVTLAIFITDVTNKGLQKLYQSSILLPYLISIVVVSYIVFALLSHENGMLNNSLLPLFGKEPVQWYLEEGPWPVILIVTNCWKGVGYGTLIYIAGIAGIDKAFYEAAELDGASKWQQITRITLPCLIPSIVTLLILHIGKIFYSDFGLFYQVPQNSGAIYNVTNTIDTYVYRALMAAGGIGRSAAAGIIQSVVGFVLVMVSNLVVRRISSENAIF; translated from the coding sequence GTGGGTCGAGTACAAAAATGGGTTCAGTTTTTGCCGCTTTATCTGATGATGCTGCCGGGGCTTGCGTATCTGTTTATCAACAATTACATCCCAATGGCTGGAATTGTCGTGGCATTCAAAAAGTACAACGTGAATGACGGGATATTCAGAAGTCCATGGAACGGATTCGAGAATTTCGAGTATCTCTTTTCCACCAGCGACGCCGCTATAATAATCCGCAACACTCTGCTCTATAACGTGGCGTTTATTATTATCAACATGGTGATAGGGGTCACACTTGCCATATTTATCACAGACGTGACGAATAAGGGGCTGCAAAAGCTGTATCAAAGCTCTATACTGCTCCCGTACCTTATTTCCATTGTGGTTGTCAGCTATATTGTCTTCGCGCTTTTAAGCCATGAGAACGGTATGCTGAACAACTCGCTGCTCCCGCTCTTCGGCAAGGAGCCTGTCCAGTGGTATCTTGAGGAGGGGCCATGGCCCGTCATCCTGATAGTGACCAACTGCTGGAAGGGCGTGGGCTATGGAACGCTTATCTACATTGCCGGCATAGCGGGAATTGACAAGGCCTTCTATGAGGCCGCCGAGTTGGACGGAGCGAGCAAATGGCAGCAGATTACCAGAATTACGCTGCCCTGCCTCATTCCCTCTATCGTGACTCTCCTTATCCTTCATATCGGAAAGATTTTCTACTCCGACTTCGGGCTCTTCTATCAGGTGCCCCAAAACTCCGGCGCGATTTATAATGTGACAAATACTATTGACACCTATGTTTACCGGGCGCTGATGGCTGCCGGAGGAATAGGCCGCAGCGCGGCGGCGGGCATTATCCAGTCCGTGGTGGGCTTTGTGCTGGTAATGGTCTCAAACCTTGTCGTCCGGCGCATAAGCTCCGAGAACGCGATATTCTAA